In Legionella sp. PATHC035, a genomic segment contains:
- a CDS encoding efflux transporter outer membrane subunit, translating into MFNLRQHVIVFILVLLSTVLQTSCKVGPNFQSPTPPKVKRLTETPLPKKTVGTRGAGGQAQAFITNEDIPLLWWELYRSPEINQLIRKGLAHSPNLAAASAALRQAQENLKEQIGNSMFPSVDVTNLMKTQRYSGAQIGIPNETAIFTIYYTSFNLSYTLDVFGGARRQIEALGAQVDYQQFQVIAAYLTLTANIVTTSVAIASYQAQIDATLDLIKAEQGILDILNKQYRLGGVSQENILTQQTLLEQSKATLPPLQKSLSQAKHTLATLVGTFPDEPLPVIRLDRLKLPVELPVSLPSNLVRQRPDVRASEASLHQACANIGVATANLFPQFTLNANEGWLGTTFSGLYSAKNNVWSVAPQVMQPLFHAGALLAQRRAAIAAYQQAWAQYRQTVLQAFQNVADVLRGLEVDARTLQAQIKAEDAARASLNLTLKQYRLGGVSYINLLNAQQQYQQARINRIQAQATRYSDTAALFQALGGGWWHKPWCVKECL; encoded by the coding sequence GTGTTTAACCTGAGACAACATGTAATCGTATTTATTTTGGTTTTGCTGAGTACCGTTTTGCAAACCTCGTGTAAGGTTGGCCCTAATTTTCAGTCACCCACGCCACCCAAAGTCAAAAGACTTACGGAAACACCACTACCCAAAAAAACGGTAGGTACTCGCGGTGCAGGTGGTCAAGCACAAGCTTTTATCACTAATGAGGACATTCCTCTATTGTGGTGGGAATTGTATCGTTCCCCTGAGATTAATCAGCTCATTCGTAAAGGCTTGGCACACAGCCCTAATTTAGCGGCAGCATCAGCTGCTTTGCGTCAAGCTCAGGAAAACTTAAAGGAACAAATTGGCAATTCAATGTTTCCTTCCGTCGATGTGACTAACCTCATGAAAACACAACGCTACTCCGGTGCCCAAATTGGTATCCCAAATGAAACCGCCATATTTACCATTTATTATACTTCATTTAATTTGTCTTATACTTTGGATGTTTTTGGTGGTGCGCGGCGTCAAATTGAAGCATTAGGTGCCCAGGTTGATTATCAGCAATTTCAAGTGATTGCTGCTTATTTGACCCTGACTGCTAATATCGTTACTACTTCAGTGGCTATCGCATCTTATCAAGCACAAATTGATGCAACTCTTGACCTTATTAAGGCGGAGCAGGGGATTCTTGATATTTTAAACAAGCAGTATCGTTTGGGAGGGGTGTCACAAGAAAATATATTGACACAACAAACCTTGCTTGAACAATCAAAAGCAACATTACCCCCATTACAAAAAAGTCTATCACAAGCCAAACATACCTTAGCGACACTCGTGGGCACATTTCCCGATGAACCCTTACCCGTTATTCGTTTAGACCGATTAAAATTGCCTGTTGAGTTACCGGTAAGCTTACCTTCGAATCTTGTTCGTCAACGGCCCGATGTGCGTGCATCGGAAGCATCGCTTCATCAGGCTTGCGCAAATATTGGCGTAGCAACAGCCAATTTATTTCCGCAATTTACTCTAAATGCCAATGAGGGATGGCTTGGTACTACCTTTTCAGGCCTTTACAGTGCAAAAAATAATGTGTGGTCTGTAGCGCCGCAGGTGATGCAACCTTTATTTCATGCAGGGGCATTACTGGCACAGCGACGTGCGGCGATCGCAGCCTATCAGCAAGCTTGGGCACAGTACCGACAAACTGTATTGCAGGCTTTTCAAAATGTAGCCGATGTTTTACGAGGTTTGGAAGTCGATGCGCGCACATTACAAGCGCAAATTAAGGCTGAAGATGCAGCACGCGCTTCCCTAAATCTCACGCTCAAACAATATCGGTTAGGTGGGGTAAGTTACATCAATTTATTAAACGCGCAACAGCAGTACCAACAGGCTCGAATTAATCGTATTCAGGCCCAAGCTACGCGTTACAGTGATACAGCCGCATTATTCCAGGCGTTAGGCGGGGGCTGGTGGCATAAACCTTGGTGTGTCAAAGAGTGTCTATGA
- a CDS encoding efflux RND transporter periplasmic adaptor subunit, with the protein MKEIFLKKQMIIMLVAVGILFGLIFGWKAIGNYMMSQYFLQMKSPAVTVSTMKVEASLWQPTLKSVGSMRARLGVNVTTELAGMVQTILFTPGALVKKGAVLAQLNADAEQGQLRSLQAQVELAKITYKRDKAQYAVRAVSRQTVDTDEWNLRNLEAQVAQQAATVQKKTIRAPFAGQLGINNINPGQYLNVGDTVTTLQALDPLYADFYLPQQDLAQLKVGQTVKVVSDTFPEKVFLGKITTIEPIVDSATRNVQVEATIPNPDYLLKPGMFTRVEVETGAKESHLTLPQSAISFNPYGDIVFLVKQSDQKDKNNKPILVVKQVFVTVGETRGDQIAVLKGLHEGDIVVTSGQLKLKNGSHVLINNKIQPSNEASPKVAER; encoded by the coding sequence ATGAAAGAGATATTTTTAAAAAAACAAATGATTATTATGTTGGTTGCAGTGGGCATTTTGTTTGGCTTGATTTTTGGCTGGAAGGCAATTGGTAACTATATGATGAGCCAATATTTTCTGCAGATGAAATCACCGGCAGTTACCGTGTCTACGATGAAAGTCGAAGCTTCCTTGTGGCAGCCTACTCTGAAATCAGTGGGCAGTATGCGTGCACGGCTCGGTGTGAATGTGACCACCGAGCTCGCGGGTATGGTGCAAACCATCTTGTTTACCCCAGGTGCCCTAGTCAAAAAGGGGGCGGTTTTGGCGCAATTAAATGCAGATGCCGAACAGGGGCAATTACGGTCCTTACAAGCACAGGTTGAATTAGCAAAAATTACCTATAAGCGTGATAAGGCACAATATGCGGTTCGTGCTGTGAGTAGGCAAACGGTAGATACTGATGAGTGGAATCTCAGGAATTTAGAGGCCCAAGTTGCCCAACAAGCCGCAACGGTTCAAAAAAAGACAATTCGCGCACCTTTTGCAGGTCAATTAGGTATCAACAACATTAATCCAGGACAATATCTTAACGTAGGGGACACGGTAACCACATTACAGGCGCTAGATCCACTTTATGCTGATTTTTATTTACCACAACAAGATTTAGCCCAATTAAAAGTGGGTCAAACTGTGAAGGTTGTTAGTGATACGTTTCCCGAGAAAGTATTTTTGGGAAAAATTACTACGATAGAACCTATTGTCGATAGTGCAACTCGTAATGTACAGGTAGAGGCGACTATCCCCAATCCTGATTATTTGTTGAAGCCAGGTATGTTTACACGTGTTGAAGTGGAAACTGGGGCAAAAGAAAGCCATCTAACCTTACCGCAATCAGCGATTAGTTTTAATCCCTATGGTGATATTGTTTTTTTGGTGAAACAAAGCGATCAAAAAGATAAGAATAATAAACCAATCCTTGTAGTCAAACAGGTTTTTGTTACGGTTGGCGAGACGAGGGGAGATCAAATTGCTGTGCTTAAAGGATTGCATGAGGGTGATATTGTGGTAACCAGTGGCCAGTTAAAACTTAAAAATGGAAGTCATGTTCTTATTAATAACAAGATACAGCCAAGTAATGAGGCATCGCCCAAAGTCGCTGAGCGGTAA
- a CDS encoding efflux RND transporter permease subunit translates to MRFTDIFIRRPVLATVISLMLLAMGLRSIGSLPVMQYPFTENAIVTVTTTYTGADPDIIAGFITTPLENSIAQANGIDYMTSISSPSTSTITVNLLLNYDPLKALSDITTKVNAVLNQLPKNAQTPVITVSVGQTIDSMYIGFYSDELPINKITDYLIRVVQPKLQAVNGVQNAQILGNQTFALRAWLDPVKLAGYGISAAEVGTALANNNFISAVGRTDGQMFIQNLTAGTNLSDVNQFKKMVIKAQNGAIIRLEDVANVSLGAENYNSAVSFDGRTAVYIGIVVAPSANLLTVINEIKKIFPSIQEQFPQGLQGKIVYDASLFVNSSINEVIFSLLEAFLIVTAVIFIFLGSIRSVAIPIVAIPLSLIGAFWMMLILGYSINLLTLLALVLAIGLVVDDAIIVVENVQRHIEEGQTRFKAALLGARELANPIIAITVVLIAVYLPIGFMGGLTGALFTEFAFTLAGAVTVSAIIALTLSPMMCSKLLKMGDGAAKGRFMTYVDDSFAKLEHFYQRILSATLNHLSVVIVFAIIILFSNYFLFITSETELAPQEDMGIVIAQVTASANASLAQTQLSANAVNDIFRKFPETDHIFQVDGYQGLNTSIIGMVLKPWDERTRTSNDLEPLVQNELNKIAGAKVAAFQLPSLPGGGSGLPIQFVITTTETFEKLNIVLQRVLEKADEAGIFAYINPDLKIDQIQTKINLDRDKISQFGLTMQDLGDVFGSALSEGYINYFDLAGRSYQVIPQVMRATRLNPDQILNYYIKTSSGASIPLATVANLQRQVVPESLNHFQQLNSATISAVAFPGVSMGKALGTLANIANQVLPQGYYIDYAAQSRQYIQEGSSLIVTFFFALIIIFLSLSALFESFRDPLIVLISVPMSICGAMIFISLGIGDATLNIYSEVGLVTLIGLISKHGILIVQFANDLQASGQKKLDAIRAAAAIRLRPILMTTAAMVLGVIPLIFATGAGAESRYNIGLVIATGISIGTLFTLFVVPSMYVLLAADHTEIAAAEHLEDEESLG, encoded by the coding sequence ATGCGGTTTACCGATATTTTTATTAGAAGACCTGTACTGGCTACGGTGATTAGCTTGATGCTTTTAGCAATGGGCTTACGTTCTATTGGTTCTTTACCGGTAATGCAATATCCATTTACTGAAAATGCTATTGTTACTGTAACTACCACTTATACCGGTGCAGACCCAGATATTATTGCTGGTTTTATTACTACTCCACTGGAGAACTCCATTGCTCAAGCAAATGGAATTGATTACATGACTTCCATCAGCTCTCCGAGTACTAGTACGATTACAGTGAACCTTCTTCTCAATTATGATCCTCTAAAAGCGTTGTCCGACATTACAACTAAAGTGAATGCGGTACTGAATCAACTTCCCAAAAACGCACAAACACCCGTGATCACCGTTTCAGTAGGGCAAACCATTGATTCTATGTATATTGGCTTTTATAGCGATGAATTACCGATTAATAAAATTACCGACTATCTCATTCGGGTAGTACAGCCTAAATTACAGGCAGTTAACGGGGTTCAAAATGCCCAAATTCTGGGGAATCAAACGTTCGCCCTGCGCGCGTGGTTGGATCCCGTTAAACTTGCAGGATATGGAATTTCCGCAGCAGAAGTTGGAACTGCTCTGGCAAATAATAACTTTATTTCTGCAGTGGGCCGTACTGATGGGCAAATGTTCATCCAAAATCTTACAGCAGGTACTAATCTATCGGATGTAAACCAATTCAAGAAAATGGTTATTAAAGCTCAAAATGGGGCGATTATTCGTTTGGAAGACGTGGCTAATGTCAGCCTAGGGGCAGAAAATTATAATTCTGCAGTGAGTTTTGATGGACGAACAGCAGTATATATTGGGATTGTTGTAGCACCTTCAGCGAATCTTTTGACCGTAATCAATGAGATTAAAAAAATATTTCCCAGTATCCAGGAGCAATTCCCCCAAGGTCTACAGGGAAAAATAGTATATGATGCCAGTTTATTTGTTAATTCTTCGATAAATGAAGTAATCTTTTCCTTATTGGAGGCTTTTTTAATTGTAACTGCGGTCATTTTTATTTTTCTTGGCTCAATTCGCTCGGTGGCTATTCCTATAGTTGCTATTCCCTTATCTTTGATCGGAGCATTTTGGATGATGCTCATTTTGGGGTATTCAATTAACTTACTTACTTTGCTGGCCTTAGTTCTGGCTATAGGATTGGTAGTTGATGATGCAATTATTGTTGTTGAAAACGTCCAACGCCATATAGAGGAAGGGCAAACACGGTTTAAAGCCGCTCTACTAGGCGCGCGTGAGTTAGCGAATCCTATTATTGCGATTACGGTAGTTTTAATTGCTGTTTATTTACCCATTGGTTTTATGGGTGGCTTAACCGGTGCCTTATTTACCGAGTTTGCTTTTACACTCGCGGGTGCGGTTACTGTTTCGGCTATAATTGCATTAACTTTATCGCCAATGATGTGTTCCAAATTGCTTAAAATGGGAGATGGAGCGGCTAAAGGGCGTTTTATGACGTATGTCGATGATTCCTTTGCAAAGCTTGAGCATTTTTATCAACGAATTTTATCTGCTACATTAAATCACTTGTCAGTAGTTATTGTTTTTGCAATCATCATTCTCTTCAGTAATTATTTTCTTTTTATTACTTCAGAGACTGAGCTGGCCCCCCAAGAAGATATGGGTATTGTGATTGCTCAGGTGACTGCATCAGCAAACGCATCTCTTGCTCAAACACAACTTTCTGCCAATGCAGTGAATGACATTTTTAGAAAATTTCCAGAAACGGACCATATTTTCCAAGTTGATGGTTACCAAGGATTGAATACATCCATCATTGGTATGGTTTTAAAGCCTTGGGATGAACGCACACGAACCTCCAATGATTTAGAGCCCCTGGTGCAAAATGAGCTCAATAAAATTGCTGGAGCCAAGGTAGCAGCGTTTCAATTGCCTTCATTACCTGGAGGTGGAAGTGGATTGCCCATTCAATTTGTTATTACAACTACAGAAACGTTTGAAAAATTAAACATTGTGTTACAGCGTGTTTTAGAGAAAGCGGATGAGGCCGGTATTTTTGCTTATATTAATCCTGATCTCAAAATCGACCAAATACAGACAAAAATCAATTTAGATCGGGATAAAATATCTCAGTTTGGTTTGACCATGCAAGATCTTGGCGATGTATTTGGATCCGCCTTAAGTGAAGGTTACATCAATTATTTTGATTTAGCAGGCCGCTCCTATCAGGTTATTCCGCAAGTAATGCGGGCTACACGTTTAAACCCGGATCAAATATTGAATTATTACATAAAAACTTCTTCGGGAGCCTCAATACCTCTTGCCACGGTTGCTAATTTGCAAAGACAAGTTGTTCCTGAATCATTAAACCATTTTCAACAGCTTAATTCTGCCACAATTTCTGCGGTTGCCTTTCCGGGTGTCTCTATGGGCAAAGCGTTGGGTACCCTTGCCAATATTGCCAACCAAGTTCTCCCTCAAGGTTATTACATCGATTATGCGGCTCAATCACGTCAATACATTCAGGAAGGCTCCAGTCTGATTGTTACTTTTTTCTTTGCTCTAATCATTATCTTTTTATCGTTGTCAGCCTTATTTGAAAGTTTTCGTGATCCTCTTATTGTTTTGATTAGTGTGCCTATGTCGATTTGTGGAGCCATGATTTTTATCAGTTTAGGGATCGGTGATGCTACACTGAATATTTACAGTGAGGTGGGACTGGTTACCCTGATTGGGCTTATCAGCAAGCATGGTATTTTAATTGTACAATTTGCCAATGACTTGCAGGCAAGTGGGCAAAAAAAATTAGATGCCATAAGAGCTGCAGCGGCAATTCGATTGCGCCCTATTTTGATGACTACCGCGGCAATGGTTTTAGGTGTTATCCCATTGATTTTTGCTACAGGGGCCGGTGCTGAGAGCCGTTACAATATTGGTCTAGTCATCGCCACGGGAATTTCGATAGGAACCTTGTTTACGCTTTTTGTGGTGCCTTCAATGTATGTGTTATTAGCGGCAGATCATACAGAAATAGCTGCAGCAGAGCATTTAGAAGATGAAGAATCGTTGGGTTAA